The genome window GCAGTGGGAGCTGTTTTTAAAGCACGTGGTGAAGGATGAGCCGTTTCCGTGGGATTTGCGGGAAGGAGCCAAAGGGGTTCAACTGGCCGAAAAAGGCATTGAAAGCTGGGAAAAACGGTGTTGGGTCGATATTCAGGAGCTATGAAACGAGTCGCGTTCGTAACGGGCGGAAGCCGGGGCATTGGCTACGGCATTGCGGAATATTTGGCCAAAGAAGGCTTTGATCTGGCGATCAACGGAATGCGTTCGGAAGAGCTGATCACCGACGCCTTGCAAAACCTGCGGGCTTTGGGCGCGGAGGTGATTTACTGCCCGGGCGACATTGCGTCAAAAGAGGCGAGGGAGGCGATGCTCGCCAAAATTAAGGCGCATTTCGGGCGATTGCACGTGCTGGTCAATAACGCGGGAGTGGCTCCGAAAGAACGCCGGGATATTCTGGAAGCGACCGAAGAAAGCTTTGAATACGTCTTGACGACCAATTTGCAGGGACCTTATTTTCTGACGCAGGCGGTGGCTAACTGGCTGATTGCCCAAAAAGCGGCAGCACCGGACTTTGTGGGCTCGATTATTACGATTTCGTCGGTTTCGGCCACGGTGGCGTCCGTGAACCGGGGCGAATATTGCGTGGCGAAAGCCGGACTGAGCATGACGACCCAGTTGTTTGCGGCGCGCCTCGGTGAATTTGATATTCCGGTGTACGAAGTTCGTCCCGGCATCATCCGCACCGATATGACGGCGGGCGTAACGGGTAAATACGATAAACTGATCGAAGAAGGGCTTTGTGTCCAGAAACGCTGGGGCTATCCCGACGACGTGGGTCGGGCTGTAGCAGCGCTGGCGCGGGGCGATTTTCCCTATTCGACGGGACAGGTGATTATGATTGACGGAGGCATGACCCTGCCTCGCTTATAAACGAATTTTACATTCCTAGACCCAAATCTAATCATGAAAGAACAAGCTGATTCCCGACGAAATTTCCTGAAAACCGCCGCCACGGGTTCGCTGGCCGTGCTGGGTTTACCGACGATCATTCCGGCCCACGCCTTTGGGGCCAACGACCGGGTGCGCGTTGCCGTGCTGGGCGTTAATGGACGTGGCCAGAATCACATCGACGGCTACTCCAGGCTGCCGAATGTGGAGGTCGTGACGCTCTGCGATGCCGATAAGGTGGTGTTGGCTCAACGTGCCGCCGAATTCGAGAAAAAACACGGTAAAAAAGTACAGCAGGTCCAGGACCTCCGCCAGGTGTACGACGATAAAAACATTGATGCGGTTAGTATCGCCATGCCCAACCACTGGCACGCTCTGGCAACCATCTGGGCCTGTCAGGCGGGGAAAGATGTGTACGTGGAGAAACCCGGGTCGCACAACCTGTTCGAGGGTCGGCAGATGGTGGAGGCGGCCAATAAATACAAACGCATCGTGCAGCACGGCGTTCAGCTGCGGAGTTCTACTGCCATTCAGGAAGCTGTTAAGCACCTGCGGAATGGGCTGATCGGCAAGGTCTACATGGCGCGCGGAATCGTTTACAAGTGGCGGCCTGATATTGGCAACCAGGGGCCGTCGGCGGTGCCCGATGGCTTGAGCTGGGACCTCTGGCAGGGACCGGCCAAGACGCGGGACTTCAGTAAAAATTACGTCCATTACAACTGGCACTGGTTCTGGGATTACGGCAACGGAGACATTGGCAATCAGGGAATTCACGAAACCGATATGTGCATGTGGGGGCTGGACGTGGGCCTGCCGGAAGTCATCTCGTCGTCGGGTGGAAAATACCTCTGGAACGACTGCAAGGAAACGCCCGAAGTCTTGACGTCAACCTATAACTACCCGAAAGAAGGAAAAGTCATTCAGTTTGAGGTGCGTCCGTGGATGACCAACAAGGAAGATGGCGTCGATATCGGCAATATTTTCTACGGCGATAAAGGGTATATGGTGGTCAATGGCTACAACGACTACAAAACCTTTTTGGGGAAAGACCGTGAGCCGGGACCGTCGGGAAAAGCGGGGGGCGATCACTACCTGAATTTCATCGAAGCGGTTCGGGCGCGGGATAAATCCAAGCTGAACGGCCCCGTCGAAACGGCGCACCTGTCGTCGGGCATCGCGCACCTGGGGAATATTTCCTACCGGCTGGGGCGTACCCTGAAATTCGACCCGAAAAAAGAAGAATTCATCGGCGACAAAGAAGCGAACGCCATGCTGAGCCGAAAATACCGCGCTCCTTACACGGTACCAACGCAGGTGTAACTCAACCACTGATTTCTTAACCCTTCTTTCCTAAAAAATGGTAGAGCATCCTCAAGTTGAGCAATCCACCAGCCAGGCGCTTTTCAAACTGCCGGTCATGGTGGCCGCCCTGGGTTATCTGGTGGATATGTATGATCTTTTTCTGTTTAGTGTCGTTCGGGTGCCGAGCCTGAAAGCTCTGGGAGTACCTGCCGACCGGCTTCTGTCCGACGGAGTACTGCTGCTTAACATGCAGATGGCCGGATTGCTGTTGGGCGGTATTTTTTGGGGTGTACTGGGCGATAAACGCGGACGTCTCTCGGTGCTTTTTGGGTCCATCCTGATTTATTCGCTGGCTAATATTGGCAACGGTTTAGTGACCACGCTGGAGCAATATGCCGTGTTGCGTTTTATTGCCGGGGTTGGTCTGGCGGGCGAGCTGGGCGCGGGCATCACGCTGGTGACTGAGGTATTACCCAAGAAAATCAGAGGGTACGGGACTACGATTGTGGCCACAATGGGGGTTCTGGGCGCCATCATGGCCTACTTTGTCGCGGACCTTTTCGAGTGGCGAAACTCCTACTTCATTGGCGGCGGGTTAGGTCTGCTTTTGCTGGTGATGCGGATCAATGTATTCGAGTCCCGTATTTTTGAAGTCGTGAAGGAGCGGCAGGTCAAGCGCGGCGACCTGCGGATGCTATTTGGCAATAAAACACGCTTCCTGAAATACCTGCAATGCATTCTGGTCGGGCTGCCGATTTGGTTTGTCGTCGGAATTCTGATCACGTTCTCACCGGAATTTGGCCAGGCGATGGGGCTTTCGGAACCCGTGGTGGCGGGCAAGGCGGTGATGCTATCGTTTGCGGGTCAGGCCGTTGGCGATGTGGCCAGTGGGTTGCTGAGTCAGTATTTTCAAAGCCGGAAAAAAGCGATTCGGGGTTTCATTCTGCTGTCGTTCGTTTTTGTGACCGTCTATCTGCTGGTACCGCTGAAAGATATCGACACGTTTTATCTGGTCTGTATCTTTCTGGGATTCGCCAACGGTTACTGGGCCTTGTTCGTGACCATTGCCGCCGAACTGTTCGGGACGAACCTGCGGGCCACGGTGGCGACTACCGTGCCGAATTTCGTCCGGGGTGCCGTCATTCCGCTGACTGCCCTGTTTTTGTGGGGAAAAACGGAGTTCGGGGTGTTATACAGCGCCCTGGGCGTCGGTGTCCTCACAGTTGTCCTGGCCTTAATTGCCCTGGCCTTTCTGGAAGAAACCTTCCGCAAAGACCTCAATTACGTCGAAATCGACTAAGCTAATTCAGCCGGCGTTTGCCGCAGTTGGGCGGACGGAAGTTTCAACTCGGGCTGAACGCGTTTTTCGGACCATTAGAAGCGTTTTATTTTGCGACCACAAGAGCTATCGGATGGGCACAGAATAAAACGCTTTTTTTTGCGCTTGCCCCGACGGATTGACCGACCATGACCATTGATAAATAAACTTTATACGCTTTTATCAAACGGCTCCAACCCTCGGCAACGTTTGGGTGTCTTACCGGTAAACGCAACGCGCTATGAAGCAATTTATATGGACACGAAGCTGGGTAGTTTTGCTCGGCCTTTTTGTGGGACTCGATGCCTGCACAACGCCCCAGGCGGAACCCGATCTGCCGGATAACTGGCCTACGTACCGGCCCGTTTACGCGCCCTACTCGGATATTCGGAAAGTTGA of Tellurirhabdus bombi contains these proteins:
- a CDS encoding 3-ketoacyl-ACP reductase, which produces MKRVAFVTGGSRGIGYGIAEYLAKEGFDLAINGMRSEELITDALQNLRALGAEVIYCPGDIASKEAREAMLAKIKAHFGRLHVLVNNAGVAPKERRDILEATEESFEYVLTTNLQGPYFLTQAVANWLIAQKAAAPDFVGSIITISSVSATVASVNRGEYCVAKAGLSMTTQLFAARLGEFDIPVYEVRPGIIRTDMTAGVTGKYDKLIEEGLCVQKRWGYPDDVGRAVAALARGDFPYSTGQVIMIDGGMTLPRL
- a CDS encoding Gfo/Idh/MocA family oxidoreductase gives rise to the protein MKEQADSRRNFLKTAATGSLAVLGLPTIIPAHAFGANDRVRVAVLGVNGRGQNHIDGYSRLPNVEVVTLCDADKVVLAQRAAEFEKKHGKKVQQVQDLRQVYDDKNIDAVSIAMPNHWHALATIWACQAGKDVYVEKPGSHNLFEGRQMVEAANKYKRIVQHGVQLRSSTAIQEAVKHLRNGLIGKVYMARGIVYKWRPDIGNQGPSAVPDGLSWDLWQGPAKTRDFSKNYVHYNWHWFWDYGNGDIGNQGIHETDMCMWGLDVGLPEVISSSGGKYLWNDCKETPEVLTSTYNYPKEGKVIQFEVRPWMTNKEDGVDIGNIFYGDKGYMVVNGYNDYKTFLGKDREPGPSGKAGGDHYLNFIEAVRARDKSKLNGPVETAHLSSGIAHLGNISYRLGRTLKFDPKKEEFIGDKEANAMLSRKYRAPYTVPTQV
- a CDS encoding MFS transporter, yielding MVEHPQVEQSTSQALFKLPVMVAALGYLVDMYDLFLFSVVRVPSLKALGVPADRLLSDGVLLLNMQMAGLLLGGIFWGVLGDKRGRLSVLFGSILIYSLANIGNGLVTTLEQYAVLRFIAGVGLAGELGAGITLVTEVLPKKIRGYGTTIVATMGVLGAIMAYFVADLFEWRNSYFIGGGLGLLLLVMRINVFESRIFEVVKERQVKRGDLRMLFGNKTRFLKYLQCILVGLPIWFVVGILITFSPEFGQAMGLSEPVVAGKAVMLSFAGQAVGDVASGLLSQYFQSRKKAIRGFILLSFVFVTVYLLVPLKDIDTFYLVCIFLGFANGYWALFVTIAAELFGTNLRATVATTVPNFVRGAVIPLTALFLWGKTEFGVLYSALGVGVLTVVLALIALAFLEETFRKDLNYVEID